A segment of the Capricornis sumatraensis isolate serow.1 chromosome 8, serow.2, whole genome shotgun sequence genome:
GCTGGCCCTTACATGACTCCAGGCTTGGAGCACTGGCTGCTGGTCTCGTAATAGTCATCCACGAATTTGCGTGGGATCTGCCGGGAGACGAAGGAGAAGCAGCAGGCGGTCGGGGTGTTGGCACCAACTGTGAGAGACAGGACAGAGTTCAGGGGAAAGGCAGCCAGCAGCCCCTTGAGGGTCAGAAAGACCCTCAGGAGGCAGCGCCAGGGGggtagggatggggtggggggggcggggaatcCAGGAGGAAGTGGTGTTATTTCAACTGGATTCCAGAGGACCTCATCTTCCCAGGAATCCATAAAATGGGCCTCCCCACCACTGTCTCTCAGAGCCAGAGAATAGAACTGCTAAAATCccccctgggaaggaaagttctgCTCAGGAAATAGTGTCTGAAGTCTCTCTGAAGCTCTCTGCTTAAGGGTTCAGGTGAAAGACTTCGGCACTGCGGCCCAAGCCCTGGCCAAGTGTTGGGGACAGGCCTAAAGGAAGGGAAGACGGACTCACGGCTGGCAGAGCAGGTGTGGGCAGAGAGGGCCACGGTGAACAGCAGGACAGCCAGGACGGCCCCGGGGACCTCCATGATGCCGCGGGGGTGCGAGAGTCAGGTGGGGCCAGTGGAGCTGGACTCGGAGACTTGAAGCTGCAGCCTCCTGCTGGGGTCTGAGCTGTGTCCTGTCTTTATAGGCAGCCTTGGGACACTAGAGGACGGAAACTTGtggagactgggggtggggggcgctatTTTTTATCACAGCGTTGGTATCATGCTGTGAGTGGCAGAAGCCAGCAAAGCTTTGGGTCACCACAAAGGCTCAGCGTATTTGCAGGAACGGTCGTGTTGCTTACTTGATGGGGAAATGGTTTCCCCAGTGAGAGGAGGTGAGAGGCTGGTGTGACCCTGTGACAAGCTTATGCGCTGCTTTCTCACAAGAGCAGGTCTGTACACCAAGCATCTCCCCACAGAACTGAACCTTCTGGGACCCACCCCTAGCTGTCCCGACAACACAGCTCTGACCTAGACGATAAGACCACGGCGTCTTGAGGAGGCCTCCTCAAGATAAAACCACACCCTGGGTGGGGACAGCAGATCTGGGGAATACTCAGCTGCAAAAGGGGCCGGAGTGAGGCTGGCCTTTCAGGCTTTGGCTCATTCCTCAAACATTCTACCTTAAGCTTTTGATTGTGAGGCATCCATTTTGAAGATATCCATCTTGAATAAGCACGTCCCCCGATACAGAACTAGATAATGGGCCAGGCTGCCCTACCCATGAAGTTCCCCTTTCAGAAAGTTCTGGATGACCATTTGAGTGGCTTCCCTTTTCCCTTCCACACTTTCTCTCTTATCTGTTAAATTTACCAATAAAGAGAGAACATGCAATACCCTGggcaccccaccctcaccccaataAAGGCAGAGCCCCAGGtctgagctctctctctctgtgagaCCTTGCTGTGTAGCCTCAGCAGTTCCGGGTACCCTCCAGAACGGTGAGTAACAAACCTTGTCTTTTCAAAGTCCCCTGATGGTTTTGCTGAGGTGTGTGTTGCAATCATAATAAGAACTACAATGGCTGATGCAGCTTCAACGTTGGCTCCAGTTGGGAAATGTCATTCGGGCTCCCACAAAAAATACAGCCCAGGTGAGTGCCTGCCTG
Coding sequences within it:
- the LOC138083578 gene encoding C-C motif chemokine 3-like — its product is MEVPGAVLAVLLFTVALSAHTCSASLGANTPTACCFSFVSRQIPRKFVDDYYETSSQCSKPGVIFKTKRGRQVCADPSEDWVQEYITDLELNP